In Bacillus sp. S3, the sequence AAAAGTGTAGCTAATGGTTTTAATTGGGGATCCCGAACATAGAAGGCGCCGGAAAACCAATCATTCCAATGGCCCACGGCATTAAATAGTCCAATTGTGGCGATAACTGGTCTACTCATTGGAAGAACAATTCGGAAAAATATTTGAAATTCAGTACAGCCATCAATGCGGGCTGCTTCCATGATACTTTCCGGAAGTTGACTGAAAAACGTCCTCATGATCAAAATATTCCACACACTATAAAGACTCGGAATAATATAAACCCATATACTATTAGTTAAATGCAGCTCTGTTAGAACCAAATAATACGGAATAATACCACCGCTAAATAACATCGTGAAAAAAATAAAAAAGGTAATAACCTTTCTTCCTGGTAACGTCCTTGTAGTGAGCGCATAGGCGGCCATCGCCGTTAACAACACACTTATAGCCGTACCAACTACTGTCCTAAACACACTGATCCATAATGCATTTAAAACAGTTGATTGTTTAATCACCTCTAAATAATTCTCAAAGCTAAATTCTCTGGGAAAAAAATAGATTCCGCCTTTTTGTGCATCTGTTCCTTCATTGAATGATAGCGCCAAAATATTTATAAAAGGGAGAATAATAGATAAGCAAAGTAATGCCACCAGCAAAATGGTAATAATCTGATAAATGCTCCATGACTTTCGGCTCTTGCGATACATGGATATCCCTCCCAATTTAGAAAAATAGGCCTCCTCTCTTTCTAAATAGAAAGGAAGCCTGTTCATGCTGCCAAGCGCTGGCGCTTACATCAGAACGCCAGCGCTTTTCAATTAATACCTAATGGTGGTACCTTCTTTTTCTTTCTTCTCAATCAATTTGATATAATCGTTTAAGCCTGCTTTTTCTAAAAGCTTCTTAGAATCGCTTAGAATTTTCTTTGCTTCACTTTCTGATTTACTATAGTAAGCACGTAATAAATTTTCATTGTAAGTGTCTAAAGCAATGTTGAGATTCTCACCGTTTTCAAATTCAAAAATAAATGATTTTGGGGTCGATCCGTCAACTATTTTTGCATTCTTTAACTTCTCGTCATAATTCCATAGCTTGATAATTTTATCCGCGGCTGCTGTATCTTCACCGGAAACTCTTTCACCATATTCGAATTCACCAAAGTCTGCCATATTGTCGATATCTGTATAGCCAAGATGCTCAGCCCAGTAAGAACGAACACCTCTAAAGCCTAGCTTCTGAGCTTTTTCTGGATTTTTTTCTTTTAATTCAAGGACTTCTTTTTTAACAACTGGATTACCTTTTTCATCAAGTGTATAGTCTCTTCCTTCAAGACCATATTGAGCGAGCAATTTACCTTCGCGGCTTGCTAAATAGTCTGCCAGCTTCACAATATCTTCTGGATGATCTGTTGTAGATGGAATGGACCATCCCGCATATCCGGATTTATAAGGTAATTCCATTTGATAGTCTCCTTGAACGGTATCGATGGGTCCAAGCGGGACATATTTCATATCAGAATTTTCTACTACAAAGTTATGCATATCGGAAACAATCCCAAAGGATTTATTAACAACGCCTTCCTTGGCTTTGTTTTCAGCCATTGTAAAGAACTCTGGATGAAGCAGACCGTCTTTTAATAATCCTTGCACGAACTTAACACGTTCTAAACCGTAATCTGTTTGCGATTCGTGCTTAATCTCTCCGTCTTTATCCTTTAAGAATTTCTCACCTTTTGTACCTGTCCAGATAAGATCATTAAATATGAAGTCTCTATCTGCTCCACCCCATACTGTAGGACCAATTGGGGTGATTGGTTTGCCGTTAACATCTTTAATGTTAGCTGCTTTAATCTGCTCTGCCAGCGCACGTAATTTTTCATGCGTATCGATTTCTGCAGGATTAATACCTAATTTGTCAACGATATCCTTTAAGATATACGGACCGCCAACGTATTTACGAGATACTGTGCCAGGTTCACGGTCAATGGCCATATGAACGAAATAAGAAGCACCTTTAAATTCAGGTCTAAACATAATATTGTTTTTCGTGTCAGCTGGTAAGTACCCTTCTTCGAAATACTTACTATAAACCTTTGAATCTTTCAACATAGGTGTTAAATCATGGAACATTCCTTCCCGTGCAGCTTTTAATAAAATTTGCATTTCAGGACGTCCGCTGTGATCCAAATAAAAGGCAACAAAGTCCGGTAAATCGCCCGACGCAAGTCCTGCAGTCAAGGCTTCTGTTGAGTCATCCACAGTAATCCCTTGCAATTCTAATGTAATTCCGGTTCTTTTCTTTAACTCTTTAGCAATTTCCGGATTCATTCCAGCAGAAACGTCACCATCACTCATAAATACCAGCCCTTTAATCGTACGATCTGCAATCCATGTTTCTGGAGCATCCTTTGGTTTTTCACGGCTTTCGCTGGAGCTCTTCTTCGAATCTGTACATGCAGTAAGCATTAAAATGCCTATCAAAATCAACGTCAAAAATTTAAATGAAACTCTCTTCATATAAATTTCTCCCCCTATAATTTTTTTACCATAATGAGGTATTAAATTTTTTATTTGCAAATCGGTTTACAATAAGTACTACAACCAAGCCAACAATCCCCTGCATCATCCCAACGGCTGTTGCATAACCAAATTGACCGCTTTGAAGACCAGTACGAATAACATACGTATCAATAATTTCAGCAACCTCTGCATTTCCTGGTGTTTTTAATAAATAAATCTGATCAAACCCTGCAGATAGAATATTCCCTAACGATAGAATAAATAGAATTAAAATAGTAGGCCTGATTCCAGTTAGGGTGATATGCCAAATTTGTCTTAATCTGTTTGCACCATCAATGGCCGCCGCTTCGTAAAGAGCGGGATCAATACCGGCAATGGCTGCAAAGTAGATAATCGAACTCCAGCCAATATCCTTCCACACATAACTCCAAAACATAATCGAGTGAAAATTCTTTTCCTCCATTAAGAAATAGGTACTTCCATCACCTCCCATAAAGGAAATTAATTCGTTTAGTAATCCTGTATTTGGCGCTAATATACTTTGGATAATCCCTACAACTACCACCCATGATAAAAAATGCGGCAAGTAAGAAATACTTTGAAAGAAACTTCTAAGTTTATTGCTTTTTAGTTCATTAAATAAAAGAGCTAATATAATCGGAAATGGCATTGCTAGTATTAACTTCATTCCGCTGATAATGAGCGTATTTTTAACATAATTCCAACTTTGGGGATCCTGGAAAAAACGTTCAAAATATTTAAGCCCAACCCAGGGACCACCAAAGATTCCCGTATCAAAACGAAACTCTTTAAATGCCAGTACCATCCCAGCCATCGGCATATAAGAAAAGATGATGAAAAACGTTATACAAGGCAGAAGCATAATATACATAGCCCGGTGCTTCCAAATATTTTTCCAGGTGAACTTCATTGGCTTTACGGTGTTCTTCTTTTTCTTTTTGCTTTTATTCACCCCAGCACCCGGACCTATATTTTTGTTTGTCGTAATCTCCATGTAGAACCTCCTCCTTTCTAATCGGTAAAGTAAACGGGATTTGTTATTAAAATTCGATTGAGATGTTGATCAAAAACAGATACTCGCAGCCAAATCAAATCTTTAACTTCACTTTTCTCTAGTTGATGAATCACTTTATAGTTACCTTCATATAAATCTCCTAAATTTGATTCGATTTTCACTGCATGTACATCCTCTGTATCTGTTAGATGGACTTTCATCATCAGAGTATTAAACTCGTTAAAATGAATCCTGTCGCCAATTGTCCACTGACCATTAATCGTCAGGTCAATTTGCGGTGAAAGCGAAATGTAACTTCTGCCCAGCTTTACGGCTTCTAAAATATCATCCCCTGAAGATGGTTCCTTAACGGCTGAATACAAGAAAGCTGGAAGTTTTGTTGTATTCGAATGGTGCCAGTCC encodes:
- a CDS encoding carbohydrate ABC transporter permease; the encoded protein is MYRKSRKSWSIYQIITILLVALLCLSIILPFINILALSFNEGTDAQKGGIYFFPREFSFENYLEVIKQSTVLNALWISVFRTVVGTAISVLLTAMAAYALTTRTLPGRKVITFFIFFTMLFSGGIIPYYLVLTELHLTNSIWVYIIPSLYSVWNILIMRTFFSQLPESIMEAARIDGCTEFQIFFRIVLPMSRPVIATIGLFNAVGHWNDWFSGAFYVRDPQLKPLATLLQEMLTKQQAIADALLRNSGAYAALEKITVTGDSLKMATIIIVVAPIIIIYPFIQKHFTKGVNIGSVKE
- a CDS encoding extracellular solute-binding protein; amino-acid sequence: MKRVSFKFLTLILIGILMLTACTDSKKSSSESREKPKDAPETWIADRTIKGLVFMSDGDVSAGMNPEIAKELKKRTGITLELQGITVDDSTEALTAGLASGDLPDFVAFYLDHSGRPEMQILLKAAREGMFHDLTPMLKDSKVYSKYFEEGYLPADTKNNIMFRPEFKGASYFVHMAIDREPGTVSRKYVGGPYILKDIVDKLGINPAEIDTHEKLRALAEQIKAANIKDVNGKPITPIGPTVWGGADRDFIFNDLIWTGTKGEKFLKDKDGEIKHESQTDYGLERVKFVQGLLKDGLLHPEFFTMAENKAKEGVVNKSFGIVSDMHNFVVENSDMKYVPLGPIDTVQGDYQMELPYKSGYAGWSIPSTTDHPEDIVKLADYLASREGKLLAQYGLEGRDYTLDEKGNPVVKKEVLELKEKNPEKAQKLGFRGVRSYWAEHLGYTDIDNMADFGEFEYGERVSGEDTAAADKIIKLWNYDEKLKNAKIVDGSTPKSFIFEFENGENLNIALDTYNENLLRAYYSKSESEAKKILSDSKKLLEKAGLNDYIKLIEKKEKEGTTIRY
- a CDS encoding ABC transporter permease; its protein translation is MEITTNKNIGPGAGVNKSKKKKKNTVKPMKFTWKNIWKHRAMYIMLLPCITFFIIFSYMPMAGMVLAFKEFRFDTGIFGGPWVGLKYFERFFQDPQSWNYVKNTLIISGMKLILAMPFPIILALLFNELKSNKLRSFFQSISYLPHFLSWVVVVGIIQSILAPNTGLLNELISFMGGDGSTYFLMEEKNFHSIMFWSYVWKDIGWSSIIYFAAIAGIDPALYEAAAIDGANRLRQIWHITLTGIRPTILILFILSLGNILSAGFDQIYLLKTPGNAEVAEIIDTYVIRTGLQSGQFGYATAVGMMQGIVGLVVVLIVNRFANKKFNTSLW